A window of Maniola hyperantus chromosome 26, iAphHyp1.2, whole genome shotgun sequence contains these coding sequences:
- the LOC117994485 gene encoding dipeptidyl peptidase 9-like isoform X1 → MEIVKMELREAGDGAAAGEYDRGPKKYSWAEVRQAVHDLRKELSSLSTMVPMAISFRRLGNGKTRVYFLRTPQNGWEITLLYTDVTPSQQPSNARLDWKPLIESNVALGVSSGKWSREEQLLWERQRVAAWGIASYELHPKTGRVLFPCASSLFIAEEGPNQSPPLVPRSLSTGWGAPLTPAMCPSLPSLVAHAARGDIWLAGDTLRRPARLTYACKGRDEKLADDPRQAGVPCYVTQEEFSRYTGIWWQPKCDDDVFRIVYEEVDESDVKIFSFPSSQSSSGEVEEFRFPRAGTPNAKSILKMVTFRLQKATPTTVLDYYQEGNSERIVSDSSYDSMEVTDIRWYDLRQSLKETFPWLEYLARVGWTPCNQYVWVQLLDRKQQRLELALVPVSEFSARASYENAPADMSPGEINEPILHNNTQQIQVLVQESAPEAWVNVHDILHFLPSSPGTVKFIWASEETGHLHLYLITCAVPGKRAESVIEMITEDESHAIGPNIISKEAITTGEWEVMGRKIWVDESRGLVYFVGLRETPLERHLYVAPFNPPRPHQVTLLTTVGHSHTVDMDEDCSMAVITSSNISSVPNTRVYRVTHGASTMLLPHGTLVERACSESSDTRSFNGSWDSRSCDGEDDSEVSLLVRERSLSSIDVPPPQILSTRLSCGLMAYCTLWRCAGAGRRPTVLHVYGGPEVQTVTNSYKGIRQLRMHMLAARGFNVVAVDSRGSKHRGRAWEAAIKGKMGQVELDDQVEVLQWLAKETGCIDMERVAIHGWSYGGYLSLLGLATRPNIFKVCVAGAPVTCWRLYDTAYTERYMGLPAWAPHAYSRASVLAHAPFFPDKEGRLLIIHGLADENVHFCHTAALLAELVRLGKPHRVQVYPGERHSLRAMHAAKHYEATLLHFLHENL, encoded by the exons ATGGAAATTGTGAAAATGGAGCTCAGGGAAGCTGGTGATGGGGCAGCGGCTGGCGAATATGATCGCGGACCCAAGAAATACAGCTGGGCGGAGGTCCGGCAGGCTGTACATGATTTACGTAAAGAGTTATCGTCTTTGTCGACGATGGTGCCTATGGCTATATCGTTCAGGAGACTCGGCAATGGAAAAACGAGGGTCTACTTCTTGAGGACTCCTCAGAACGGATGGGAAATCACACTTCTTTATACTGACGTTACGCCCTCGCAACAACCTAGCAATGCAAG attagaTTGGAAACCTCTTATCGAATCGAACGTAGCCCTGGGTGTGTCATCAGGCAAGTGGTCCAGAGAGGAGCAGCTGCTATGGGAGCGCCAACGGGTGGCCGCGTGGGGCATAGCCTCCTATGAGCTGCACCCCAAAACGGGGCGCGTGCTGTTCCCATGCGCCTCTTCACTGTTCATTGCTGAGGAGGGGCCTAATCAA TCGCCTCCTCTAGTACCCCGCTCGCTCAGCACCGGCTGGGGTGCTCCGCTGACGCCCGCGATGTGTCCCTCCCTGCCATCTTTAGTGGCGCACGCAGCACGAGGAGACATCTGGCTCGCGGGGGATACCTTGCGCAGGCCGGCGAGACTCACCTATGCTTGCAAAGGGCGCGATGAGAA GTTAGCAGACGACCCTCGTCAAGCGGGAGTGCCGTGCTACGTCACGCAGGAGGAGTTCTCGCGGTACACCGGCATCTGGTGGCAGCCCAAATGCGATG ATGACGTATTCCGGATAGTGTACGAGGAAGTGGACGAGAGCGACGTGAAGATATTCAGCTTCCCCTCCTCGCAGAGCTCCAGCGGGGAAGTGGAGGAGTTCAG GTTTCCTCGAGCAGGGACCCCCAACGCGAAATCAATACTCAAAATGGTGACCTTTCGACTACAGAAGGCGACCCCCACCACCGTCTTAGACTATTACCAGGAAGGGAACTCAGAACGAATAG TTTCAGACTCGAGTTATGATTCAATGGAGGTAACGGATATCCGGTGGTATGACCTTCGGCAGTCGCTGAAGGAGACCTTCCCCTGGCTGGAGTACTTGGCCAGGGTAGGGTGGACGCCGTGCAATCAATA cgtatGGGTACAGTTACTTGACAGAAAACAGCAACGATTAGAACTTGCGCTAGTGCCAGTGAGCGAGTTCAGTGCTCGCGCGAGCTACGAGAACGCGCCCGCGGATATGAGCCCGGGGGAAATCAATGAGCCTATTCTACATAATAATACTCAG CAAATTCAAGTCTTAGTACAAGAATCAGCGCCCGAAGCTTGGGTGAACGTACACGATATCCTGCATTTTCTACCTTCCTCCCCTGGCACCGTCAAATTCATATGGGCATCGGAGGAGACGGGCCACCTTCATCTGTACCTTATTACATGCGCCGTGCCCGGAAAGAGAGCCGAAT CGGTAATAGAGATGATAACAGAAGACGAGTCACACGCGATAGGCCCCAATATAATAAGTAAAGAAGCGATCACTACTGGAGAATGGGAGGTCATGGGAAGGAAGATTTGG GTGGATGAATCCCGAGGCTTAGTGTACTTCGTAGGGCTCCGTGAGACGCCACTGGAGCGCCATCTATACGTAGCGCCCTTCAACCCGCCGCGGCCGCACCAAGTGACTCTACTCACTACTGTTGGGCACTCACACACGGTTGATATGGACGAG GATTGCTCGATGGCGGTTATTACGTCATCGAACATCAGCAGCGTGCCAAACACACGGGTGTACCGAGTCACGCACGGCGCGAGTACTATGCTGTTGCCGCACGGGACTCTGGTCGAGAGGGCGTGCTCAG AGTCGTCGGACACGCGGTCGTTCAATGGCTCGTGGGACAGCAGGTCGTGTGACGGCGAGGACGACAGCGAAGTATCATTACTTGTGAGGG AACGTTCCCTCAGCAGTATAGACGTACCCCCACCACAGATACTGTCGACGCGACTGTCGTGCGGTCTAATGGCGTATTGTACTCTGTGGCGATGCGCAGGCGCTGGTCGGCGTCCCACAGTTCTACACGTGTACGGCGGGCCAGAGGTGCAGACAGTTACCAACAGCTACAAG GGTATTCGCCAACTGCGGATGCATATGCTGGCCGCACGGGGTTTCAACGTGGTCGCAGTTGACAGTAGGGGGTCGAAGCACCGAGGCAGGGCGTGGGAGGCCGCCATAAAGGGGAAGATGGGACAGGTGGAACTGGATGACCAG GTAGAAGTATTACAGTGGCTGGCCAAAGAGACCGGCTGCATAGACATGGAGCGAGTGGCTATACATGGCTGGAGTTAtg GCGGTTACCTCTCACTACTAGGCCTAGCGACTCGACCCAATATCTTCAAGGTATGCGTGGCGGGAGCGCCAGTAACGTGCTGGCGACTCTACGATACCGCGTACACGGAGCGCTACATGGGCCTACCCGCATGGGCGCCGCATGCGTACAGCAGAGCGAGCGTGCTTGCACATGCACCTTTCTTCCCCGACAA GGAAGGCAGACTACTCATAATCCACGGGCTGGCGGATGAGAACGTACACTTCTGTCATACTGCAGCGTTGCTCGCCGAGCTTGTCCGGTTAGGGAAACCGCATCGTGTTCAG GTATACCCAGGCGAAAGGCATTCTCTGCGGGCGATGCACGCGGCCAAACACTACGAGGCAACGCTACTTCATTTCTTACACGAAAACCTGTGA
- the LOC117994485 gene encoding dipeptidyl peptidase 9-like isoform X2: MEIVKMELREAGDGAAAGEYDRGPKKYSWAEVRQAVHDLRKELSSLSTMVPMAISFRRLGNGKTRVYFLRTPQNGWEITLLYTDVTPSQQPSNARLDWKPLIESNVALGVSSGKWSREEQLLWERQRVAAWGIASYELHPKTGRVLFPCASSLFIAEEGPNQSPPLVPRSLSTGWGAPLTPAMCPSLPSLVAHAARGDIWLAGDTLRRPARLTYACKGRDEKLADDPRQAGVPCYVTQEEFSRYTGIWWQPKCDDDVFRIVYEEVDESDVKIFSFPSSQSSSGEVEEFRFPRAGTPNAKSILKMVTFRLQKATPTTVLDYYQEGNSERIDSSYDSMEVTDIRWYDLRQSLKETFPWLEYLARVGWTPCNQYVWVQLLDRKQQRLELALVPVSEFSARASYENAPADMSPGEINEPILHNNTQQIQVLVQESAPEAWVNVHDILHFLPSSPGTVKFIWASEETGHLHLYLITCAVPGKRAESVIEMITEDESHAIGPNIISKEAITTGEWEVMGRKIWVDESRGLVYFVGLRETPLERHLYVAPFNPPRPHQVTLLTTVGHSHTVDMDEDCSMAVITSSNISSVPNTRVYRVTHGASTMLLPHGTLVERACSESSDTRSFNGSWDSRSCDGEDDSEVSLLVRERSLSSIDVPPPQILSTRLSCGLMAYCTLWRCAGAGRRPTVLHVYGGPEVQTVTNSYKGIRQLRMHMLAARGFNVVAVDSRGSKHRGRAWEAAIKGKMGQVELDDQVEVLQWLAKETGCIDMERVAIHGWSYGGYLSLLGLATRPNIFKVCVAGAPVTCWRLYDTAYTERYMGLPAWAPHAYSRASVLAHAPFFPDKEGRLLIIHGLADENVHFCHTAALLAELVRLGKPHRVQVYPGERHSLRAMHAAKHYEATLLHFLHENL, encoded by the exons ATGGAAATTGTGAAAATGGAGCTCAGGGAAGCTGGTGATGGGGCAGCGGCTGGCGAATATGATCGCGGACCCAAGAAATACAGCTGGGCGGAGGTCCGGCAGGCTGTACATGATTTACGTAAAGAGTTATCGTCTTTGTCGACGATGGTGCCTATGGCTATATCGTTCAGGAGACTCGGCAATGGAAAAACGAGGGTCTACTTCTTGAGGACTCCTCAGAACGGATGGGAAATCACACTTCTTTATACTGACGTTACGCCCTCGCAACAACCTAGCAATGCAAG attagaTTGGAAACCTCTTATCGAATCGAACGTAGCCCTGGGTGTGTCATCAGGCAAGTGGTCCAGAGAGGAGCAGCTGCTATGGGAGCGCCAACGGGTGGCCGCGTGGGGCATAGCCTCCTATGAGCTGCACCCCAAAACGGGGCGCGTGCTGTTCCCATGCGCCTCTTCACTGTTCATTGCTGAGGAGGGGCCTAATCAA TCGCCTCCTCTAGTACCCCGCTCGCTCAGCACCGGCTGGGGTGCTCCGCTGACGCCCGCGATGTGTCCCTCCCTGCCATCTTTAGTGGCGCACGCAGCACGAGGAGACATCTGGCTCGCGGGGGATACCTTGCGCAGGCCGGCGAGACTCACCTATGCTTGCAAAGGGCGCGATGAGAA GTTAGCAGACGACCCTCGTCAAGCGGGAGTGCCGTGCTACGTCACGCAGGAGGAGTTCTCGCGGTACACCGGCATCTGGTGGCAGCCCAAATGCGATG ATGACGTATTCCGGATAGTGTACGAGGAAGTGGACGAGAGCGACGTGAAGATATTCAGCTTCCCCTCCTCGCAGAGCTCCAGCGGGGAAGTGGAGGAGTTCAG GTTTCCTCGAGCAGGGACCCCCAACGCGAAATCAATACTCAAAATGGTGACCTTTCGACTACAGAAGGCGACCCCCACCACCGTCTTAGACTATTACCAGGAAGGGAACTCAGAACGAATAG ACTCGAGTTATGATTCAATGGAGGTAACGGATATCCGGTGGTATGACCTTCGGCAGTCGCTGAAGGAGACCTTCCCCTGGCTGGAGTACTTGGCCAGGGTAGGGTGGACGCCGTGCAATCAATA cgtatGGGTACAGTTACTTGACAGAAAACAGCAACGATTAGAACTTGCGCTAGTGCCAGTGAGCGAGTTCAGTGCTCGCGCGAGCTACGAGAACGCGCCCGCGGATATGAGCCCGGGGGAAATCAATGAGCCTATTCTACATAATAATACTCAG CAAATTCAAGTCTTAGTACAAGAATCAGCGCCCGAAGCTTGGGTGAACGTACACGATATCCTGCATTTTCTACCTTCCTCCCCTGGCACCGTCAAATTCATATGGGCATCGGAGGAGACGGGCCACCTTCATCTGTACCTTATTACATGCGCCGTGCCCGGAAAGAGAGCCGAAT CGGTAATAGAGATGATAACAGAAGACGAGTCACACGCGATAGGCCCCAATATAATAAGTAAAGAAGCGATCACTACTGGAGAATGGGAGGTCATGGGAAGGAAGATTTGG GTGGATGAATCCCGAGGCTTAGTGTACTTCGTAGGGCTCCGTGAGACGCCACTGGAGCGCCATCTATACGTAGCGCCCTTCAACCCGCCGCGGCCGCACCAAGTGACTCTACTCACTACTGTTGGGCACTCACACACGGTTGATATGGACGAG GATTGCTCGATGGCGGTTATTACGTCATCGAACATCAGCAGCGTGCCAAACACACGGGTGTACCGAGTCACGCACGGCGCGAGTACTATGCTGTTGCCGCACGGGACTCTGGTCGAGAGGGCGTGCTCAG AGTCGTCGGACACGCGGTCGTTCAATGGCTCGTGGGACAGCAGGTCGTGTGACGGCGAGGACGACAGCGAAGTATCATTACTTGTGAGGG AACGTTCCCTCAGCAGTATAGACGTACCCCCACCACAGATACTGTCGACGCGACTGTCGTGCGGTCTAATGGCGTATTGTACTCTGTGGCGATGCGCAGGCGCTGGTCGGCGTCCCACAGTTCTACACGTGTACGGCGGGCCAGAGGTGCAGACAGTTACCAACAGCTACAAG GGTATTCGCCAACTGCGGATGCATATGCTGGCCGCACGGGGTTTCAACGTGGTCGCAGTTGACAGTAGGGGGTCGAAGCACCGAGGCAGGGCGTGGGAGGCCGCCATAAAGGGGAAGATGGGACAGGTGGAACTGGATGACCAG GTAGAAGTATTACAGTGGCTGGCCAAAGAGACCGGCTGCATAGACATGGAGCGAGTGGCTATACATGGCTGGAGTTAtg GCGGTTACCTCTCACTACTAGGCCTAGCGACTCGACCCAATATCTTCAAGGTATGCGTGGCGGGAGCGCCAGTAACGTGCTGGCGACTCTACGATACCGCGTACACGGAGCGCTACATGGGCCTACCCGCATGGGCGCCGCATGCGTACAGCAGAGCGAGCGTGCTTGCACATGCACCTTTCTTCCCCGACAA GGAAGGCAGACTACTCATAATCCACGGGCTGGCGGATGAGAACGTACACTTCTGTCATACTGCAGCGTTGCTCGCCGAGCTTGTCCGGTTAGGGAAACCGCATCGTGTTCAG GTATACCCAGGCGAAAGGCATTCTCTGCGGGCGATGCACGCGGCCAAACACTACGAGGCAACGCTACTTCATTTCTTACACGAAAACCTGTGA
- the LOC117994485 gene encoding dipeptidyl peptidase 9-like isoform X3 produces the protein MEIVKMELREAGDGAAAGEYDRGPKKYSWAEVRQAVHDLRKELSSLSTMVPMAISFRRLGNGKTRVYFLRTPQNGWEITLLYTDVTPSQQPSNARLDWKPLIESNVALGVSSGKWSREEQLLWERQRVAAWGIASYELHPKTGRVLFPCASSLFIAEEGPNQSPPLVPRSLSTGWGAPLTPAMCPSLPSLVAHAARGDIWLAGDTLRRPARLTYACKGRDEKLADDPRQAGVPCYVTQEEFSRYTGIWWQPKCDDDVFRIVYEEVDESDVKIFSFPSSQSSSGEVEEFRFPRAGTPNAKSILKMVTFRLQKATPTTVLDYYQEGNSERIVSDSSYDSMEVTDIRWYDLRQSLKETFPWLEYLARVGWTPCNQYVWVQLLDRKQQRLELALVPVSEFSARASYENAPADMSPGEINEPILHNNTQQIQVLVQESAPEAWVNVHDILHFLPSSPGTVKFIWASEETGHLHLYLITCAVPGKRAESVIEMITEDESHAIGPNIISKEAITTGEWEVMGRKIWVDESRGLVYFVGLRETPLERHLYVAPFNPPRPHQVTLLTTVGHSHTVDMDEDCSMAVITSSNISSVPNTRVYRVTHGASTMLLPHGTLVERACSESSDTRSFNGSWDSRSCDGEDDSEVSLLVRERSLSSIDVPPPQILSTRLSCGLMAYCTLWRCAGAGRRPTVLHVYGGPEVQTVTNSYKGIRQLRMHMLAARGFNVVAVDSRGSKHRGRAWEAAIKGKMGQVELDDQKYYSGWPKRPAA, from the exons ATGGAAATTGTGAAAATGGAGCTCAGGGAAGCTGGTGATGGGGCAGCGGCTGGCGAATATGATCGCGGACCCAAGAAATACAGCTGGGCGGAGGTCCGGCAGGCTGTACATGATTTACGTAAAGAGTTATCGTCTTTGTCGACGATGGTGCCTATGGCTATATCGTTCAGGAGACTCGGCAATGGAAAAACGAGGGTCTACTTCTTGAGGACTCCTCAGAACGGATGGGAAATCACACTTCTTTATACTGACGTTACGCCCTCGCAACAACCTAGCAATGCAAG attagaTTGGAAACCTCTTATCGAATCGAACGTAGCCCTGGGTGTGTCATCAGGCAAGTGGTCCAGAGAGGAGCAGCTGCTATGGGAGCGCCAACGGGTGGCCGCGTGGGGCATAGCCTCCTATGAGCTGCACCCCAAAACGGGGCGCGTGCTGTTCCCATGCGCCTCTTCACTGTTCATTGCTGAGGAGGGGCCTAATCAA TCGCCTCCTCTAGTACCCCGCTCGCTCAGCACCGGCTGGGGTGCTCCGCTGACGCCCGCGATGTGTCCCTCCCTGCCATCTTTAGTGGCGCACGCAGCACGAGGAGACATCTGGCTCGCGGGGGATACCTTGCGCAGGCCGGCGAGACTCACCTATGCTTGCAAAGGGCGCGATGAGAA GTTAGCAGACGACCCTCGTCAAGCGGGAGTGCCGTGCTACGTCACGCAGGAGGAGTTCTCGCGGTACACCGGCATCTGGTGGCAGCCCAAATGCGATG ATGACGTATTCCGGATAGTGTACGAGGAAGTGGACGAGAGCGACGTGAAGATATTCAGCTTCCCCTCCTCGCAGAGCTCCAGCGGGGAAGTGGAGGAGTTCAG GTTTCCTCGAGCAGGGACCCCCAACGCGAAATCAATACTCAAAATGGTGACCTTTCGACTACAGAAGGCGACCCCCACCACCGTCTTAGACTATTACCAGGAAGGGAACTCAGAACGAATAG TTTCAGACTCGAGTTATGATTCAATGGAGGTAACGGATATCCGGTGGTATGACCTTCGGCAGTCGCTGAAGGAGACCTTCCCCTGGCTGGAGTACTTGGCCAGGGTAGGGTGGACGCCGTGCAATCAATA cgtatGGGTACAGTTACTTGACAGAAAACAGCAACGATTAGAACTTGCGCTAGTGCCAGTGAGCGAGTTCAGTGCTCGCGCGAGCTACGAGAACGCGCCCGCGGATATGAGCCCGGGGGAAATCAATGAGCCTATTCTACATAATAATACTCAG CAAATTCAAGTCTTAGTACAAGAATCAGCGCCCGAAGCTTGGGTGAACGTACACGATATCCTGCATTTTCTACCTTCCTCCCCTGGCACCGTCAAATTCATATGGGCATCGGAGGAGACGGGCCACCTTCATCTGTACCTTATTACATGCGCCGTGCCCGGAAAGAGAGCCGAAT CGGTAATAGAGATGATAACAGAAGACGAGTCACACGCGATAGGCCCCAATATAATAAGTAAAGAAGCGATCACTACTGGAGAATGGGAGGTCATGGGAAGGAAGATTTGG GTGGATGAATCCCGAGGCTTAGTGTACTTCGTAGGGCTCCGTGAGACGCCACTGGAGCGCCATCTATACGTAGCGCCCTTCAACCCGCCGCGGCCGCACCAAGTGACTCTACTCACTACTGTTGGGCACTCACACACGGTTGATATGGACGAG GATTGCTCGATGGCGGTTATTACGTCATCGAACATCAGCAGCGTGCCAAACACACGGGTGTACCGAGTCACGCACGGCGCGAGTACTATGCTGTTGCCGCACGGGACTCTGGTCGAGAGGGCGTGCTCAG AGTCGTCGGACACGCGGTCGTTCAATGGCTCGTGGGACAGCAGGTCGTGTGACGGCGAGGACGACAGCGAAGTATCATTACTTGTGAGGG AACGTTCCCTCAGCAGTATAGACGTACCCCCACCACAGATACTGTCGACGCGACTGTCGTGCGGTCTAATGGCGTATTGTACTCTGTGGCGATGCGCAGGCGCTGGTCGGCGTCCCACAGTTCTACACGTGTACGGCGGGCCAGAGGTGCAGACAGTTACCAACAGCTACAAG GGTATTCGCCAACTGCGGATGCATATGCTGGCCGCACGGGGTTTCAACGTGGTCGCAGTTGACAGTAGGGGGTCGAAGCACCGAGGCAGGGCGTGGGAGGCCGCCATAAAGGGGAAGATGGGACAGGTGGAACTGGATGACCAG AAGTATTACAGTGGCTGGCCAAAGAGACCGGCTGCATAG